The genomic region ttgggtgttttgtcttctggatggaccaggttctgtctgagggtgttgttgggttaaagtttaccgggatgttgtgtttggagaagattcttctaagtttctctgagactcctgccacgtatgtgatgatggtgcctttgtgtaaagggtgttgttgttaggttggtagcagagctctcatgtttagtggtaagttcagtgagatcatggaatgggatcaagaattttctacagacaggaaaaagatctcagctaacatagctgtagatcacactggataagtctctgtggtgcatttattttacatttattttactacctcttactagagctgtctttagtaggtgcaaaatatctttggttgtacacctgtgcaatagcaataaagtatcttgattcctgttaaatgaacttcctgaatgagtgaccttttcaggctaaaacaacaaaatgacaaatacagacagaaggacgacttctttcttcttttataatgcgttgcatcaccacctggtatcagaacaggactcagtattggaagataatcaaaaatcaaacatcttggactcggatcaggggcaaaaacgTGGTTGTAAcacctctagatataagtcagctttataaactaaaactgttatttatgaactaacattaacattaacactaatgacactaattgatatatttttattatgttgtttgaacccaagggtttcATTatttgaattttctaacttgttgggttgctctataagtgccccctttttttaactttgagcacccgccccgtcaaagttctctgcacggccctgaagaagatacatatttggtttgtaaacaaaatatttagttaaatagttaaatatttcgtttggatgctaaatatatatttaagaaggcaaatatttagtttgcaaagtatttagttaaaaagttaaatatttagttgggaTGATAAACATTTACTTAAAGTTAAACATTTAGTTAAGAAGGTAAGAATTtaatttgtaaacaaaatatttcataattcatTATTAATAATGAATTATTTATCTGAACAAATTTTCAGAAATGTACAGTAGAATTAAATACAAACAATCATAAGTTAGtgtttgtggagactttaatatagatattctaaatgcacacaatcatacacaaataatttattaattatgtgttttgttaaagattccgtccaacaattacacaccctaacaggatagctataaatactgcaactcgtattaacaacatattaacaaatagttacagaagtaaatactgtatatgatgtcagcattttccccacattttctagatactgcaccagtacgatctctaaaaagacctcaaatggtcaattaagttattttatctcacctttctctgtctcctttctttttaaatgtattgtaaaaatatttcctagttggtgtggtgataaaacagtttatgaaaatttccataaatgtctttttttatattaatattcatTATTGATTAATAGTTCTCTCTGTTTTAATGTCAGGTTTCTACCAAGTGTTAGAGATTGTTTGGGGTGTCACCTTAATCAAGTGGTCTTTTTTCCTTCTTACtaagtactttttagaataccaggataggaaggatggtgtaggtttacgtttattagattgatacatgaatattaccaacaagaaagtgtacgttggtgtgtgtcaaaaacagcataaggcttaatgtcttttccacaaaaaccaggtgatgggccggtctccagtcaaaatgcccgggctgaatttttgtcccagtccagccctgaagacaggtgatggtttacgtatttaaatgatgatcaggctgctgtaaaatgtaatcttcaTCCacctccagacagaattatcctctattctgtctctatttgctctgctcttgtctgggctgacgtagctgacggagtggctgtgatgcacattttacgcatttggagaggtggactggatgctttgcttttactggaagatggtccagttaacgcacgggtgtagactaaatattaatgacaaatgaatgaaaattaaattgatagtttttacttcatattttagaaattaaaatgacggggaaacacatttatgacgtctttttaaacgaaattttctagcgcgacctgcctgcttcacttaactgcttattaaggtccgtccaaaattaccgtggcccacccaaaaatgaaaacctggcgccgcgcctgttataaacctctgcaaatagttgttcttcactttatcaaactcagactttgtacagctaatgtcaagatgtaaaattatgaattcagtcgagctccttcgtccctccctctcctgctctcctgaaaacccgacatcagctgtcagaagcggaggtgaagcaggagatgaggcaaacagagtgagtgcgacgtaaagaaaccagactggtgtggaggtgagcaaacagctggaaaagtgtgggtgttgaatgatctcaataagaaaagtgtgggtgttgaatgatctcaataagaaaagtgtgggtgttgaatgatctcaataagaaaagtgtgggtgttgaatgatctcaataagaaaagtgtgggtgttgaatgatctcaataagaaaagtgtgggtgttgaatgatctcaataagaaaagtgtgggtgttgaatgatctcaataagaaaagtgtgggtgttgaatgatctcaataagaaaagtgtgggtgttgcatccccccatcccccacgggtgcgacgcccatgcgagcgaccggtacgggctgctgtcacctgttgtgagcagctctctgctgtctgagggtaggccccgcccacaacgctgcggctgctgtggctccccgtgttttctttactgtgggaaacgggtaataatggctctttgatgggaacaggttgccgacccctggtataagagctGAGCTggtaaacaaaaatcctcatcagcaggcttttttgaaagtggggggggacacagctgccaatcacaaattttgccggggacatgtccccggcgtccccggttaaaatgacgcctatgaatactactaataataacactaacaaacacaatagaagagtctgtgtgtgacatcataaaggatggctttaatctggaagattccattaattaaagtttttatttattaatataataataataataatgttatcataaaggatggctttaatctggaagattccattaattaaagtgtttTATTGCAATTAATAATAATagaattactattattattaataataaaaacaataattacaatactaatactactaataataacactaacaaacacaatagaagagtctgtgtgtgacatcataaaggatggctttaatctggaagattccattaattaaagtttttatttattaatataataataataataatgttaacataaaggatggctttaatctggaagattccattaattaaagtgtttTATTACAATTAATAATAATagaattactattattattaataataaaaacaataattacaatactaatactactaataataacactAACAAGCACAATAGAAgagtctgtgtgtgacatcataaaggatggctttaatctggaagattccattaattaaagttgttatctattaatataataataataataatggcatcataaaggatgcctttaatctggaagattccattaattaaagttgttatctattaatataataataataataatggcatcataaaggatggctttaatctggaagattccattaattaaagttgttatctattaatataataataataataatggcatcataaaggatgcctttaatctggaagattccattaattaaagttgttatctattaatataataataataataatggcatcataaaggatgcctttaatctggaagattccattaattaaagttgttatctattaatataataataataataatggcatcataaaggatgcctttaatctggaagattccattaattaaagttgttatctattaatataataataataataatggcatcataaaggatggctttaatctggaagagtccatttatttaagtgttttattacaattaatattaatactaatataattactattattaataataataaaaacaacaattacaATACTAATACTACTAATATTAACACTAACAAACACAATAGAAgagtctgtgtgtgacatcataaaggagggttCTAACTTGGTACATTCCGAGACTATAAAAGGCCCACGAGCAGCAGCTCCTCTTCAGTCTCTTCAGAGCTACCGCTGAGGACACACCACTGTCTTCAGACACCCAAGTAAGTTTGACTAAACCCTTTTTGTCGCTCAAATGGTGAACAGAAGAAACGTGTCGTGGTACGACTCACGTCTACACCCAGGACAAATGGATTATGAGTCAGACATGGACTTTGTTTCTGACTGTGGGGATGAAAACTCAGAACTTCTCTCAGAAACTGAAGAGATGGAAAATGATATGTTTGATGAAACAGAACATACATTTGATACTGAGATAGAGTCTCTTCACTATGAGACTAAATTATCTGCTGAACTGGAGTTCTCTGGATCTGAGACGGTCGACTCTGATTCTGAGACGATGGTCCCTAGACCTCAGACGGTTCAGCGGGAATTATCTGGTTTTAAACGCCCAAGAAAGCCACAACAACCCCTTACTTTCGCTGAAATGATGAACAGTACAGACATCTCCTGGTACGACTTCTGTGTCAACCCTGTAAACATGGATTATGATTTAGTCATCGACTTTGGTGAGGACGAAAAGTCAGATCTACTGTTTAAAACCAAAGAGATGAAGTCTCAGATGACAGAACAAACATCTGTCTTTGATGCTGAGAAAGAGTCTCTTCAGTATGAGACTAAATTACCTGCTGAACTGGAGTTCTCTGGATCTGAGACGGTTGTCCCTAGACCTCAGTCGGTTCAGCAGGAATTAGCTGATTTTAAACACCAAATTGAGGCAGAACAAACCCTTACTTTGGCTGAAATGACGAACAGCACAAACATGTCCTGGTACGACTTATGTGTCAACAACGTAGAAGTGGATTATGATTTAGTCATCGACTTTAGTTCTGATGGTGAGGACGAAAAGTCAGATCTACTGTCTACAACTAAAGAGATGGAGTCTCAGATGCCAGAACAAACATCGGTCTTTGGTGCGGAGAAAGAGTCTCTTCCTAATGAGACTCATTCATCTGCTGAACTGGAGTTCTCTGGATCTGAGACGGTTGTCCCTAGACCTCAGACGGTTCAGCAGGAATTAGCTGATTTTAAAAGCAGGCAAATCGATGAACTTTTGAAACAagtggatcatttgaaagaaaaactgcagaatacaaatacttgtttcaatcaggagaaggagaagaggcttgctgcagagaaccagtgtgaaaaactggaggaacgacatttggacttagaagcgatgtttagcagagaaaaagatgagaaaatcagCGTAGAACGGACGTTGACTGACAAGCTGGAGAATTTAAAGGAGCAGCTTTCAAAAAAGAACGTTTTCATCaaaaatctgcaaacagatttagatcaagaacgtcggttcagactcgttagtgtccaggagcagaagaacgccCAGCATAAAGTCACCGTCAACGAGAACTATAAGAAGGAGATCAAAGATCTTAAGAAAAGGACCGGTGACCTCTCTGAGTTGCTGAACAACATTAAAACGGATATGAAGTACAGAGAGAGGAAACTTCTGGAAGAAAGAAGTGATTTTAAAGATCAGCTCAAACAGAAGGATCTAATCTGTGAAAGTTTAGAGaaacgtttgaacaaagaaaacgagctccgcctgacctgtgaggaagaactcaaaaaaactaaagatcaaatgagttcaatgaacggaaatctcaagaaggagatcaacgatctgactcagagcaactcagaactcagagaggtcgtggaaaacctgaccgctgagaaCGCCGCTACTCACCAGGAGTTGGCTGAGCAGCAGGAGAGcgtcaaacatcaactccaggataaatctgtcgtctgtgaccttctgaaacaagtggatcatctgaaagaaaaactgcagaatacaaatacttgtttcaatcaggagaaggagaagaggcttgctgcagagaaccagtgtgTGCTTTACAAGGAGCAAGCTAAAGAGATGGAGAACGGTTTGGTTGAGCAGCAACAAAAGCTGGTGGCTTTAGAGAAGCAGTTACAGGAGCAGAAAAACGTGAATGAAGACTTACAAAAAATCTGCTCAGATCTAAAAGGTGAGACAGACGAGTCCCGTTTTTCTGGAGTCTCGAGAGACGTTCTGATCGAGAACTTTGAAAAACTGGAGCAACGACATTTGGACTTAGAAGCGATGTTtagcagagaaaaagatgagaaaatcagCGTAGAACGGAAGTTGACCGACAAGCTGGAGAATttaaaggagcagctttcagaaaagaacgttttcatcgaaaatctgcaaacagatttagatcaagaacgtcggttcagactcgttagcgtccaggagcagaagaacgccCAGCATAAAGTCACCGTCAACGAGAACTTTAAGAAGGAGATCAAAGATCTTAAGAAAAGGAACGGTGACCTCTCTGAGATGCTGGACAACGTTAAAACGGATCTGAAGAACGGAGAGAGGAAACTTCTGGAAATGCAAAATAATTTCAAgcatcagctcaaacagaagaatCTGATCTGTGAAAGTTTAGAGaaacgtttgaacaaagaaaacgagctccgcctgacctgtgaggaagaactcaaaaaaactaaagatcaaatGAGTTCAATGAACGGAAATCTCAAGAAGGAGATTAACGATCTGAAAAGGAGGAACACAGATCTCAGTCAGACGCTGAGAAGTGTTCAGGCTGTAGAAACCAAATCAGAACAGATGTGTGAGGATCTGCAGAAGTTTAAGCAGCTGCTCCATGAAAAAATGTCCGTCTGTGAAGAACTTAGCAGCAGTCTGGACGTGGAGAAGCAGCTCAGAGTTAGCTACGAGGCTCAGCTGGACTCTAACAGGGCGATAGTCGGTGAGAACTCAAATCTtaaagagcagatcaaagatctgactCAGAGCAACTCAGAACTCAGAGTGGTCGTGGAGAACCTGACCGCTGAGAACGCTGCTTCTCACAAGGAGTTGGCTGAGCAGCTGGAGAGcgtcaaacatcaactccaggatAAATCTGTCGTCTGTGAAAACCTGGAAACAGGTTTCACCAACGAACAGAAGCTCAGACTCAAGCTGTACCAGCAACTCCAGGAAACATCTGGCCGGTGTGAGAGCCTGGAAAACCAGCTTAGAGACGAGCAGAAGATCAGACTTGGTTTGGAGACTGAGCTCGCCCAAAACAGAGACGTGGTCAGTGCAGGTCACGATGATCTGATGACCAAACTAGAacagatggaggaaaaagaaacaaaactccgtaaagtcgtcCTTAACCTCCAGTTAAATctgtttagaagcaaaaagcagcacgaggaagagttgggaatcctgaaggaacaagtctctgaactcgagtcactgactacaaATCTGGAAAGTCAAAATCTGATCTTGAGACTGAAGACTGAACGTGTTAACCCAGATCAGCAAACCGAAACGATCAGTGAGCAGAACGTGGACGCTGCAGAAGGAAACGAGAGTCTTCCTGCTGAAAACGACTCTTTAGCAGAAAGCCTGGAGTCCCAGAGAGACGCTCCGCACTCAGAcacaaaaaaacaggaaaaagtttctgtGTGGAGGCATTTCAAGAAATTTGTAACCCCGGGACGTCTCCGtcagcacaaaaacaaacaacctaGCAACTAACCTCCCTGCTAACAAGTCAGAAAAGGCTAATTAGAAGACATCCCATCTCCTGGTGGCAGCAGGTAGCACTGTCCAGGATGAATGTGAGAAGTTAAACCAGCCACTGCCTCCCCAAAGACCCTGATGTTCTCATTATGATTTTCTGTTTCAGAGATGGGTGAACTTTCAAACATGTAATCCCCCAacacaaaaaaaatatatatatatataaaaagcaaataaat from Nothobranchius furzeri strain GRZ-AD chromosome 18, NfurGRZ-RIMD1, whole genome shotgun sequence harbors:
- the LOC129164350 gene encoding putative leucine-rich repeat-containing protein DDB_G0290503 gives rise to the protein MVNRRNVSWYDSRLHPGQMDYESDMDFVSDCGDENSELLSETEEMENDMFDETEHTFDTEIESLHYETKLSAELEFSGSETVDSDSETMVPRPQTVQRELSGFKRPRKPQQPLTFAEMMNSTDISWYDFCVNPVNMDYDLVIDFGEDEKSDLLFKTKEMKSQMTEQTSVFDAEKESLQYETKLPAELEFSGSETVVPRPQSVQQELADFKHQIEAEQTLTLAEMTNSTNMSWYDLCVNNVEVDYDLVIDFSSDGEDEKSDLLSTTKEMESQMPEQTSVFGAEKESLPNETHSSAELEFSGSETVVPRPQTVQQELADFKSRQIDELLKQVDHLKEKLQNTNTCFNQEKEKRLAAENQCEKLEERHLDLEAMFSREKDEKISVERTLTDKLENLKEQLSKKNVFIKNLQTDLDQERRFRLVSVQEQKNAQHKVTVNENYKKEIKDLKKRTGDLSELLNNIKTDMKYRERKLLEERSDFKDQLKQKDLICESLEKRLNKENELRLTCEEELKKTKDQMSSMNGNLKKEINDLTQSNSELREVVENLTAENAATHQELAEQQESVKHQLQDKSVVCDLLKQVDHLKEKLQNTNTCFNQEKEKRLAAENQCVLYKEQAKEMENGLVEQQQKLVALEKQLQEQKNVNEDLQKICSDLKGETDESRFSGVSRDVLIENFEKLEQRHLDLEAMFSREKDEKISVERKLTDKLENLKEQLSEKNVFIENLQTDLDQERRFRLVSVQEQKNAQHKVTVNENFKKEIKDLKKRNGDLSEMLDNVKTDLKNGERKLLEMQNNFKHQLKQKNLICESLEKRLNKENELRLTCEEELKKTKDQMSSMNGNLKKEINDLKRRNTDLSQTLRSVQAVETKSEQMCEDLQKFKQLLHEKMSVCEELSSSLDVEKQLRVSYEAQLDSNRAIVGENSNLKEQIKDLTQSNSELRVVVENLTAENAASHKELAEQLESVKHQLQDKSVVCENLETGFTNEQKLRLKLYQQLQETSGRCESLENQLRDEQKIRLGLETELAQNRDVVSAGHDDLMTKLEQMEEKETKLRKVVLNLQLNLFRSKKQHEEELGILKEQVSELESLTTNLESQNLILRLKTERVNPDQQTETISEQNVDAAEGNESLPAENDSLAESLESQRDAPHSDTKKQEKVSVWRHFKKFVTPGRLRQHKNKQPSN